The Aliiroseovarius pelagivivens genome contains a region encoding:
- a CDS encoding S-methyl-5'-thioadenosine phosphorylase has protein sequence MDTHIGIIGGSGIYQMDGLEDARWVDVESPWGTPSDQILTGRLEGVNMSFLPRHGRGHVHSPTDVPYRANIDALKRLGVTDVISVSACGSFREEMAPGDFVVVDQFIDRTFARQKSFFGSGCVAHVGFAHPTCPRLSSACVDAARAADVTVHEGGTYLAMEGPQFSTLAESRMYRDQWGAHVIGMTNMPEAKLAREAELCYASVAMVTDFDCWHPDHDEVDVAQVIATLTGNGDKAKRMVAGLPARLGTDRTPCPHGCDRALDMAIMTAPEKRDPALLGKLDAVARRVL, from the coding sequence ATGGACACGCATATCGGGATCATCGGTGGGTCGGGCATCTATCAGATGGACGGGTTGGAAGACGCGCGTTGGGTGGATGTCGAAAGCCCGTGGGGCACCCCATCCGACCAGATCCTGACCGGTCGGTTAGAGGGTGTCAACATGTCCTTTCTACCGCGCCACGGACGGGGGCATGTGCACAGTCCAACGGACGTGCCCTATCGCGCCAACATCGATGCGCTGAAGCGGCTGGGGGTCACAGATGTGATCAGCGTGTCAGCCTGTGGGTCTTTCCGGGAAGAGATGGCGCCGGGCGATTTTGTCGTTGTAGATCAGTTTATTGACCGGACCTTCGCACGGCAGAAGAGTTTCTTTGGATCAGGCTGCGTGGCTCATGTGGGCTTTGCCCACCCGACCTGCCCGCGCCTGTCTTCGGCCTGTGTTGACGCAGCGCGTGCGGCCGATGTCACGGTGCACGAGGGCGGAACGTATCTGGCGATGGAGGGGCCTCAGTTCTCGACACTCGCCGAAAGCCGAATGTATCGCGATCAGTGGGGCGCACATGTGATCGGCATGACCAACATGCCCGAGGCCAAGCTCGCCCGTGAAGCCGAGCTTTGCTATGCCTCGGTCGCGATGGTTACCGACTTTGATTGCTGGCACCCGGACCACGACGAGGTCGACGTGGCGCAGGTGATCGCCACGCTCACTGGCAATGGCGACAAGGCCAAACGGATGGTGGCGGGGCTGCCTGCGCGTCTGGGTACAGATCGCACGCCCTGCCCGCATGGCTGCGACCGCGCGCTCGACATGGCCATCATGACGGCCCCGGAAAAGCGCGATCCAGCCCTTCTGGGCAAATTGGATGCAGTTGCGAGACGGGTTTTGTGA
- a CDS encoding SulP family inorganic anion transporter has translation MARALLASFANRIERPDLRLSPNDELTPSRIKIELLSGLTVALALVPEAVAFAFVAGVHPLVGLYAAFMVGLITAVIGGRPGMISGATGALAVVMVALVAQHGVEYLFATVVLMGLLQVFAGVMHWGKFIRLVPHPVMLGFVNGLAIVIFLAQMTQFKVPGTIETAGHGSVGGEWLSGLPLVMMLGLVGLTMLIIWGLPKITSIIPAPLAGIGVVAGLVIAFGIDVPTVGDMASIKGGLPSFHNPFGTGVGLYGTALAPFTLETLWIILPYAVILAAIGLIESLLTLNLVGEMTGQRGGASQECIAQGTSNVITGFFGGMGGCAMIGQSMINVRSGGRTRIAGIAAAIFLLLFIVVASSWIEMIPLAALVGVMFMVVIGTFAWNSLKILRRVPRTDAFVILLVTAVTVYEDLAVAVVVGVIVSALAYAWNAAARIHAITREEDGAKVYDVEGPLFFGSAEGFIELFDVKNDPDLVVIEFARSRVVDQSALQAIEAVALKYEALGKKAQLRHLSRDCHDLLTKAGHLVVDSDDDPDYEVAADYSVKTGILGGH, from the coding sequence GTGGCCCGAGCCCTGCTGGCAAGCTTTGCCAATCGTATCGAACGTCCTGACCTGCGCTTGTCGCCGAATGACGAGTTGACGCCGTCACGCATCAAAATCGAGCTGCTGTCGGGATTGACTGTGGCCTTGGCCCTGGTGCCCGAGGCCGTGGCCTTCGCTTTTGTTGCGGGCGTACACCCGCTGGTGGGTCTCTACGCCGCCTTTATGGTTGGACTGATCACTGCTGTAATTGGCGGACGTCCGGGCATGATTTCGGGTGCGACTGGGGCGCTGGCTGTTGTGATGGTCGCATTGGTCGCGCAGCACGGCGTCGAATATCTGTTCGCCACTGTGGTTCTTATGGGGCTTTTGCAGGTCTTTGCCGGTGTCATGCACTGGGGCAAATTCATCAGACTTGTGCCACACCCGGTCATGCTGGGCTTTGTGAACGGTCTGGCGATCGTTATTTTCTTGGCTCAGATGACCCAGTTTAAGGTGCCGGGAACGATCGAAACCGCGGGGCATGGCTCTGTTGGGGGGGAATGGCTTTCGGGCTTGCCGCTCGTCATGATGCTGGGCCTTGTTGGTTTGACCATGTTGATCATCTGGGGGCTGCCAAAGATCACCTCGATCATCCCTGCGCCGCTGGCGGGGATCGGCGTTGTAGCCGGGCTTGTGATTGCCTTTGGGATCGATGTGCCGACCGTCGGTGACATGGCCTCGATCAAGGGTGGTTTGCCCAGCTTCCACAACCCATTCGGAACGGGCGTGGGGCTGTATGGCACCGCACTTGCACCCTTCACACTGGAAACGCTGTGGATCATCCTTCCATATGCCGTAATTCTGGCCGCAATTGGCTTGATTGAAAGCCTGCTGACCCTGAACCTTGTCGGCGAAATGACCGGTCAACGTGGCGGAGCCTCGCAGGAATGTATTGCGCAGGGCACGTCCAACGTGATCACCGGTTTCTTTGGCGGCATGGGTGGCTGTGCCATGATCGGCCAGTCGATGATCAACGTGCGCTCGGGCGGACGTACGCGCATCGCCGGTATCGCCGCAGCGATCTTCCTGCTGCTCTTCATCGTTGTGGCGTCGAGCTGGATCGAGATGATCCCGCTGGCTGCCCTTGTTGGCGTCATGTTCATGGTGGTGATCGGCACGTTCGCTTGGAACTCGTTGAAAATCCTGCGCCGCGTGCCCCGTACCGATGCGTTCGTGATCCTGCTGGTGACTGCCGTGACGGTCTATGAAGACCTTGCCGTCGCCGTTGTGGTGGGCGTGATCGTGTCGGCGCTGGCCTATGCATGGAACGCTGCTGCCCGCATCCATGCCATCACCCGCGAGGAAGACGGAGCCAAGGTCTATGACGTGGAAGGCCCGCTGTTCTTCGGCTCGGCCGAAGGCTTTATCGAGCTCTTTGACGTGAAGAATGACCCAGACTTGGTTGTGATCGAGTTTGCCCGTTCGCGCGTCGTGGACCAATCCGCACTGCAGGCGATTGAAGCTGTGGCCCTGAAATACGAGGCGCTGGGCAAGAAAGCTCAGCTGCGTCACCTCAGCCGCGATTGCCATGACCTTCTGACCAAAGCCGGTCATCTGGTGGTCGATAGCGACGATGACCCGGATTACGAGGTCGCGGCGGACTACTCGGTCAAGACCGGAATTCTCGGCGGACACTGA
- a CDS encoding CatB-related O-acetyltransferase: MPPILPDAKRVHPVTLPDGSLHHGTVFLSNVIDQPNIDVGEFTYASDFDPPSPEGWAARLAPYHFPMSDGQLSIGRFCQIAHGVRFITAAANHDYSGLTSFPFGIFSLDKAPMKQPDCRNTRIGNDVWLGYGAIICPGISIGNGAIIGAGAVVREDVPDYAIVAGNPARIIKMRLSAMDIARMNELAWWNWPVDQIASARDALEAGDLDSLEMLAR, from the coding sequence ATGCCCCCGATCCTACCCGACGCCAAGCGCGTCCACCCCGTCACCCTGCCCGATGGTTCCCTTCATCATGGTACGGTTTTTCTGTCAAACGTGATTGATCAGCCCAACATTGATGTTGGTGAGTTCACCTATGCCTCGGATTTTGATCCCCCGTCGCCCGAAGGGTGGGCCGCACGACTGGCGCCGTATCATTTCCCGATGTCCGACGGGCAGCTCTCAATCGGGAGGTTCTGCCAAATCGCCCATGGTGTGCGATTCATCACAGCAGCGGCCAACCACGACTATTCAGGTTTGACCAGCTTTCCGTTCGGGATATTTTCGCTGGACAAAGCACCAATGAAACAACCGGATTGTCGCAACACGCGGATCGGAAATGATGTCTGGTTAGGCTATGGTGCGATCATCTGCCCGGGCATCAGCATCGGCAATGGCGCCATCATCGGCGCGGGCGCGGTGGTGCGCGAAGACGTCCCGGATTATGCCATCGTGGCAGGCAACCCCGCCAGGATCATCAAAATGCGCCTATCAGCCATGGACATCGCGCGTATGAACGAACTGGCATGGTGGAATTGGCCCGTCGACCAAATCGCCAGCGCGCGCGACGCACTTGAGGCAGGTGATCTGGACAGCCTCGAGATGCTTGCGCGCTAA
- a CDS encoding flavin reductase family protein, with amino-acid sequence MFYEPENGHGLPHNPFNALIVPRPIAWITTRDANGCDNLAPYSFFNGVAYDPPQVMFATTSGKSDRELGKDTLDNIRQTGVFCVHMVSEDMTEAMNVSAASFGREVNEINEAGLDRVECQTINAARLPAAPAALECKLTQITQLPGNANHVCFGEVTGIHMRDDCIVDGAFDITRARPLARLGYRDYTVVRDKFTLSRPGE; translated from the coding sequence GTGTTCTATGAACCTGAAAACGGGCACGGGCTGCCTCATAATCCGTTCAACGCTTTGATCGTACCGCGTCCGATTGCATGGATCACCACCCGAGACGCCAACGGATGCGACAACCTTGCGCCATACTCTTTCTTCAACGGGGTAGCCTATGACCCGCCGCAAGTGATGTTCGCCACGACTTCGGGCAAGTCGGACCGTGAGTTGGGTAAGGACACGCTGGACAACATCCGCCAGACCGGCGTGTTCTGCGTGCATATGGTGTCGGAAGACATGACCGAGGCAATGAATGTCAGCGCTGCCAGTTTCGGGCGCGAGGTAAACGAGATCAACGAGGCAGGCTTGGATCGGGTGGAGTGTCAGACCATCAACGCCGCCCGCCTGCCTGCCGCCCCCGCTGCGCTTGAATGCAAGCTAACGCAGATCACGCAATTGCCAGGCAACGCCAATCACGTCTGTTTCGGCGAAGTGACCGGGATCCACATGCGAGATGACTGCATCGTCGATGGAGCTTTCGACATTACGCGTGCACGCCCCTTGGCCCGGTTGGGGTATCGCGACTACACGGTGGTGCGCGACAAATTCACACTTAGCCGACCCGGAGAATAG
- a CDS encoding GNAT family N-acetyltransferase, with amino-acid sequence MYHLSQETQEDWWEVEALYDLCFAPGREALSSYRLRDDVPPIPDLSLVARDAEGVLAGAIRYWPVSIVGEHIHKALLLGPVAVHPTRQGEGLGGHLISQSLGRAADLGWDRVMLVGDAPYYQRFGFTRLEGVVMPPPTNPDRVLAYDQGSGAWTGVQGNVLRIDAS; translated from the coding sequence CTGTATCATCTGTCTCAGGAAACGCAGGAAGATTGGTGGGAGGTCGAGGCCCTTTACGATCTGTGCTTTGCGCCAGGGCGCGAGGCTCTGTCATCCTATCGTTTGCGTGATGATGTGCCGCCGATTCCGGATTTGTCTCTGGTGGCCCGCGATGCGGAGGGCGTTCTGGCTGGGGCGATCCGCTATTGGCCCGTTTCCATTGTTGGGGAACACATCCACAAAGCGCTGTTGCTGGGCCCGGTGGCGGTGCACCCGACAAGACAGGGCGAAGGGTTGGGTGGTCACCTGATCAGTCAAAGCCTTGGCCGTGCCGCAGATCTGGGCTGGGACCGCGTCATGTTGGTCGGGGATGCGCCCTATTATCAGCGGTTTGGATTCACCCGATTGGAAGGGGTGGTGATGCCGCCGCCCACAAACCCGGATCGGGTTCTGGCCTATGATCAAGGCAGCGGCGCATGGACCGGTGTGCAAGGAAACGTGCTTCGGATTGATGCTTCTTAA
- the ptsP gene encoding phosphoenolpyruvate--protein phosphotransferase: protein MAESQTSDSRKLLVNLRETLAAASEGQERLDRITSLIAESLGVEVCSIYLFRDTETLELCATEGLNPEAVHQTRLRVGEGLVGRVARSGRVVNTEDAPSARGFRYMPETGEEIYSSFMGVPIQRLGEKLGVLVIQSKDPRTFSADEIYGIEVVAMVLAEMTELGAFIGEGEAMGALHQRPVTFKGSIGQEGAAEGHVWLHEPRVVVTNPVADDPEAELKRLNDAVDTLRVSVDEMLENAQTTDKEQMQVLEAYRMFANSKGWMRRMAEDISRGLSAEAAVEKEQSAARARMSQVPDPYLRERLHDLDDLSNRLLRILTGQGKDTGAEMPENPILIATNIGPGELLEYGRGLKGIVLEEGSVASHAAIVARAFAIPLIIQAGHIATEALNGDHILVDGEAGVVHLRPEDTIITAFRDKMAMEAKQQERYRSLRDKPAMGLCGTEVKLHMNAGLMADLPSLESSGAYGVGLFRTELQFLTVDRVPRRGDLAATYARVMDAAKGKRVTFRTLDIGSDKVLPYMNPLDEPNPALGWRAIRVGLDKPGVMRMQLQALIRAAAGRCLTVMFPFIAQLDEFRDAREMLLAEIERERALGHILPEKVEIGAMLETPSMVFAPQQFFEMADFISIGGNDLKQFFYAADRENERVRRRYDTLNVSFLNLIEEIVTRCDAARTPLSFCGEDAGRPLEAVCFAALGMRHLSMRPASIGPVKSLIRRTNIEDLRELIDETRLSGEQSVRQTVKAWLVENAT, encoded by the coding sequence ATGGCAGAAAGCCAGACAAGCGACAGTCGCAAGCTTTTGGTCAACCTGCGCGAGACCCTTGCGGCAGCGTCCGAAGGGCAGGAACGGCTTGACCGCATTACGTCCTTGATTGCTGAAAGCCTTGGGGTCGAGGTGTGCTCGATCTATCTGTTTAGGGATACGGAAACGCTTGAACTGTGTGCGACCGAAGGATTGAACCCTGAAGCTGTGCACCAAACACGTCTGCGCGTGGGCGAAGGGCTTGTGGGCCGCGTGGCGCGTTCGGGCCGGGTGGTGAACACCGAAGACGCCCCGTCGGCGCGTGGGTTCCGGTATATGCCGGAAACGGGCGAAGAAATTTACTCCAGCTTCATGGGCGTGCCCATTCAGCGCCTTGGCGAAAAGCTGGGCGTGCTGGTCATCCAGTCGAAAGATCCCCGCACGTTCTCGGCAGACGAGATTTACGGCATTGAAGTGGTCGCCATGGTGCTTGCTGAAATGACCGAGCTGGGCGCCTTCATCGGCGAAGGCGAAGCGATGGGCGCGCTGCACCAGCGGCCTGTGACCTTCAAGGGCAGCATCGGTCAGGAAGGCGCAGCCGAGGGGCACGTCTGGCTGCATGAACCGCGCGTGGTTGTGACCAACCCGGTGGCGGATGATCCCGAAGCAGAGTTGAAGCGTCTGAACGATGCCGTTGATACGCTGCGTGTGTCCGTGGACGAGATGCTGGAGAACGCGCAGACCACCGACAAGGAACAGATGCAGGTTCTGGAAGCCTATCGGATGTTTGCCAATTCGAAGGGGTGGATGCGGCGCATGGCCGAGGACATCTCGCGCGGGCTGTCTGCCGAAGCGGCGGTCGAAAAAGAACAATCCGCCGCGCGCGCGCGGATGAGCCAAGTGCCCGACCCCTATCTGCGTGAACGGCTGCACGATCTGGATGATCTGTCCAACCGCCTGCTGCGCATCCTGACCGGACAGGGCAAGGATACCGGGGCCGAGATGCCGGAAAACCCGATCCTGATCGCTACGAATATCGGGCCGGGCGAGTTGCTGGAATACGGGCGCGGCCTGAAGGGGATCGTACTGGAAGAAGGCTCGGTCGCCAGTCACGCCGCAATCGTCGCGCGTGCCTTTGCGATCCCGCTCATCATTCAGGCGGGGCACATCGCGACCGAGGCCTTGAACGGCGACCACATCCTTGTGGATGGCGAGGCAGGTGTGGTGCATCTGCGCCCCGAGGATACGATCATCACCGCCTTCCGCGACAAGATGGCGATGGAGGCGAAACAGCAAGAACGCTATCGCAGCCTGCGCGACAAGCCCGCAATGGGCCTGTGCGGGACCGAGGTTAAACTGCATATGAATGCAGGTCTGATGGCTGATCTGCCATCGCTTGAGAGTTCGGGCGCCTATGGCGTCGGGCTGTTCCGTACCGAGCTACAATTCCTAACCGTGGACCGGGTACCGCGCCGTGGTGATCTGGCAGCGACCTATGCGCGCGTCATGGACGCCGCGAAAGGCAAACGGGTAACGTTCCGCACGCTTGATATCGGGTCGGACAAGGTGCTGCCCTATATGAACCCGCTGGACGAACCGAACCCGGCCTTGGGCTGGCGTGCAATCCGCGTCGGGCTGGACAAGCCGGGCGTCATGCGGATGCAGCTGCAAGCGCTCATTCGCGCCGCTGCCGGGCGCTGCCTGACCGTCATGTTCCCATTCATCGCTCAGCTGGATGAATTTCGCGACGCGCGTGAAATGCTTCTGGCCGAGATCGAGCGCGAGCGCGCCTTGGGACATATCCTGCCCGAGAAAGTCGAGATCGGCGCGATGCTGGAAACGCCCTCGATGGTGTTTGCCCCGCAGCAGTTCTTCGAAATGGCCGATTTCATCTCGATCGGTGGCAATGATCTGAAGCAGTTCTTCTATGCGGCGGACCGGGAAAATGAACGGGTGCGGAGGCGTTATGATACGCTGAACGTGTCCTTCTTGAACCTGATCGAAGAGATTGTGACCCGCTGCGACGCGGCCCGCACACCGCTGAGCTTTTGCGGGGAAGATGCCGGTCGACCATTGGAAGCAGTGTGCTTTGCAGCACTTGGAATGCGGCATCTTTCGATGCGGCCGGCCTCGATCGGGCCAGTCAAGAGCTTGATAAGACGCACAAATATCGAAGATCTGCGCGAGCTCATCGACGAGACCCGTCTGTCTGGCGAGCAATCTGTTCGCCAAACGGTCAAGGCGTGGCTGGTCGAGAACGCGACCTAA
- the cysK gene encoding cysteine synthase A: MAPRQTNGRGMRYDSILDTVGDTPVIRINRIAPEGVNIFVKMEAFNPAGSVKDRLALSIIEAAEASGALKPGQTVVEATSGNTGIGLAMVCAAKGYPLVVTMAESFSVERRKLMRFFGAKVVLTPKELKGFGMYSKAKELAEENGWFLASQFETDANADIHENTTAREILADFEGERLDYLVTGYGTGGTVTGIGRVLKKERPDTKIILTEPANAALVASGYVNTRNEDHQPTEGHPDFNPHPIQGWTPDFIPFVMQEALDNGYVDELTSVPGPEGITWSQRLAAEEGIFVGISAGATFATAIETAKNAPEGANILVMLPDTGERYLSTPLFEGVEEVMSDEELEISRSTPYGQM; encoded by the coding sequence ATGGCACCCCGACAGACCAATGGGCGCGGCATGCGCTATGACAGCATTCTGGATACGGTTGGCGACACGCCCGTTATCCGCATCAATCGTATCGCGCCCGAGGGCGTGAACATCTTTGTGAAGATGGAGGCCTTCAACCCGGCCGGATCCGTAAAGGACCGCCTTGCCCTGAGCATCATCGAAGCGGCCGAAGCCTCGGGCGCATTGAAACCTGGCCAAACGGTGGTCGAGGCGACGTCCGGAAATACTGGCATCGGCCTTGCCATGGTCTGTGCGGCCAAGGGCTATCCGCTGGTGGTGACGATGGCCGAAAGCTTCTCGGTCGAGCGACGCAAGCTGATGCGTTTCTTTGGCGCGAAAGTGGTGTTGACGCCCAAGGAATTGAAGGGCTTTGGCATGTATTCCAAAGCCAAAGAATTGGCTGAAGAGAACGGTTGGTTCCTTGCCAGCCAGTTTGAAACCGACGCCAACGCCGACATTCACGAAAACACCACCGCGCGCGAGATCCTTGCCGATTTCGAGGGCGAGCGTCTGGATTATCTTGTCACCGGCTATGGCACCGGCGGCACGGTGACGGGCATCGGGCGCGTGTTGAAGAAAGAACGCCCCGACACTAAGATCATCCTGACCGAGCCCGCCAACGCGGCGCTGGTCGCCTCGGGCTATGTGAACACCCGCAACGAAGACCATCAGCCCACCGAGGGCCACCCGGATTTCAACCCGCACCCGATCCAAGGTTGGACCCCGGACTTCATTCCTTTTGTGATGCAGGAAGCGCTGGACAATGGCTATGTTGACGAACTGACTTCGGTCCCCGGCCCGGAAGGCATCACATGGTCGCAACGTTTGGCGGCTGAGGAAGGCATCTTCGTCGGCATCTCGGCCGGCGCAACCTTCGCGACGGCGATCGAGACCGCGAAAAATGCCCCCGAAGGCGCCAACATCCTGGTCATGCTGCCCGACACAGGCGAACGCTACCTCTCGACCCCGCTATTTGAAGGCGTCGAAGAGGTGATGAGCGACGAGGAGTTAGAAATCTCGCGCTCGACACCTTACGGGCAGATGTAA
- a CDS encoding DMT family transporter has protein sequence MTQPSLQMDRTAWIMLIALAAVWGGSFFFAEVALGEVPPLTITLHRVFWTIPILAVIVAMKRIPVPRNPRIWLGYLGMGALNNAIPFSLIFWGQTQIESGLASILNGTTAMFGAVVAGVLLADEPLTARKIGGAVLGLIGVGVIMGPEAVSGFNPANLAQLAIMGAALSYAFASVWGRVMLAGQPPLMNALGMVTASALIMAPVVWIVDGPPALSLTATTWGALLSLAALSTGLAYVLYFAILVRAGAANLMLVTLLIPPFAITLGALFLGERMAPEAWIGFAIIAVGFAVNDGRVFGRLRR, from the coding sequence ATGACCCAACCCTCCCTCCAAATGGACCGCACCGCATGGATCATGCTGATCGCTTTGGCTGCCGTCTGGGGCGGGTCGTTTTTCTTTGCTGAAGTTGCGCTGGGCGAGGTGCCGCCTCTGACCATCACGCTGCATCGCGTATTCTGGACCATTCCCATTCTGGCTGTGATCGTCGCAATGAAACGCATCCCGGTCCCGCGCAACCCGCGCATCTGGCTGGGCTATCTGGGCATGGGCGCACTGAACAACGCCATCCCATTTTCGCTGATCTTCTGGGGGCAGACGCAGATTGAGAGCGGGTTGGCCTCGATCCTGAACGGCACCACGGCCATGTTTGGCGCAGTGGTCGCGGGCGTGCTGCTGGCCGACGAACCCCTCACTGCCCGCAAGATCGGGGGCGCGGTTCTGGGCCTGATCGGTGTCGGCGTCATCATGGGCCCCGAGGCCGTGTCGGGCTTCAACCCCGCCAACCTCGCACAGCTGGCAATCATGGGTGCGGCACTGTCCTATGCCTTTGCCAGCGTCTGGGGCCGGGTCATGCTGGCAGGCCAACCGCCGCTTATGAACGCGCTGGGCATGGTGACGGCGAGCGCCCTGATCATGGCCCCTGTGGTCTGGATTGTGGACGGCCCACCGGCGCTGAGCCTGACTGCCACCACATGGGGCGCACTCCTTAGCCTTGCCGCCCTCTCGACCGGACTGGCCTATGTCCTCTACTTCGCGATCCTCGTCAGGGCAGGGGCCGCAAACTTGATGCTCGTCACCCTTCTAATCCCCCCCTTCGCCATCACCCTCGGCGCACTCTTCCTTGGCGAACGCATGGCCCCCGAGGCATGGATCGGCTTCGCCATCATCGCAGTCGGGTTCGCGGTGAATGACGGACGGGTGTTTGGAAGGTTGCGCCGATAG
- a CDS encoding FAD-dependent oxidoreductase yields MSNTSIDVDVLVIGGGTAGFGAAVAAGRQGLRVMLLEATQKVGGVMAFCPGMPWGGGYPVDQIIGGLMEELTDRLVAMDPPAAEKRPCTLENFGPEIVYDHDIATLTMFEMLEEAGVQVRLGAMALTPHLEGDKIVQVECCDRNGLFTVTPGMVIDCSGDGDISAKAGVPYALGDASGNMMAVTISFHMMGVDWDEAFADPDPYFQTHAARGIAEERLHPDLAQLYLMRGFHAGTVFCNSVHIRGVDGTDPVAVGRATQEGRRRCLQLARFLLSDVPGFQKAHMSLLSPTVGVRETRKLEGVYRVTGADLAAATKFPDGIVSCDNPIDDVMRSDGDMTHHAALTQGDYYTIPFRSLIPTQIENLMFAGRILSAGPVAFASVRGMPQCMAMGQATGTAAALALRDGVPVQAVSTEELVAALSAQGVNRLAAPTPH; encoded by the coding sequence ATGTCTAACACCAGCATCGATGTGGATGTTCTCGTTATCGGAGGGGGCACCGCAGGCTTCGGCGCTGCGGTGGCTGCCGGTCGCCAAGGTCTTCGCGTGATGCTTCTGGAAGCCACCCAGAAAGTCGGCGGGGTCATGGCGTTTTGCCCGGGCATGCCGTGGGGCGGGGGCTATCCGGTCGATCAAATCATCGGCGGGCTGATGGAAGAGCTGACAGACCGCCTTGTCGCGATGGACCCACCGGCCGCCGAGAAACGCCCCTGCACGCTGGAAAACTTCGGGCCCGAGATCGTTTATGACCACGACATCGCCACGCTTACGATGTTCGAGATGCTCGAGGAAGCAGGCGTGCAGGTTCGTCTGGGGGCGATGGCGCTGACGCCTCACCTTGAGGGCGACAAAATCGTGCAGGTGGAGTGCTGTGATCGGAATGGGCTATTCACCGTCACGCCCGGCATGGTCATTGATTGCTCAGGCGACGGAGATATCTCGGCCAAGGCGGGCGTGCCCTATGCGCTGGGCGATGCATCGGGCAACATGATGGCGGTCACGATCTCGTTTCACATGATGGGTGTCGATTGGGACGAGGCCTTCGCCGACCCCGACCCCTATTTCCAAACTCATGCCGCGCGCGGCATAGCCGAGGAACGACTGCACCCCGATCTTGCGCAGCTTTACCTGATGCGTGGCTTCCATGCGGGGACGGTTTTCTGCAACTCGGTGCATATCCGAGGAGTGGATGGTACCGATCCCGTAGCAGTTGGGCGCGCAACGCAAGAGGGGCGGCGGCGCTGCCTGCAACTGGCCCGGTTCCTGCTAAGCGACGTGCCGGGGTTTCAGAAGGCGCACATGTCGCTGCTGTCTCCGACGGTTGGGGTCCGCGAAACGCGCAAGTTGGAGGGTGTCTATCGCGTCACCGGTGCGGACCTTGCGGCGGCCACGAAGTTCCCGGATGGCATTGTGTCCTGCGACAATCCTATTGACGATGTGATGCGCTCTGACGGGGATATGACACATCACGCGGCTCTTACACAGGGCGACTACTACACGATTCCCTTTCGGTCCCTAATCCCAACGCAGATCGAGAACCTGATGTTCGCGGGACGTATCCTGTCCGCTGGTCCCGTAGCCTTTGCGTCGGTACGCGGCATGCCGCAATGCATGGCAATGGGGCAGGCGACAGGTACCGCCGCCGCCTTGGCGCTTCGCGACGGCGTGCCCGTGCAGGCGGTATCCACCGAAGAATTGGTTGCGGCTCTGTCGGCGCAAGGTGTCAACCGGTTGGCCGCGCCCACTCCGCATTAA
- a CDS encoding NAD(P)H-binding protein — protein MKRICIVGISGKLGQYMLKHALDRGYHVNGVCREKSVGKLDAVMAEHGDRITLFPGKTNDRAVIERAVKDCEGVLTVLAPWGVQQYSSGTAQAVMDFAEPDARLIFSCGWHITLDGKDQYSRTFRTLLAVASKLTRWLRLVEIDDQVLACNLIFKSDTKWTVVRGSDLEEGDSEGLPVWSEHVQDPVLASNKTRRIDFALFMVEALQNDALIGKAPAICGVRTESAQAHAAMA, from the coding sequence ATGAAACGCATTTGCATCGTCGGGATCTCGGGCAAGCTGGGACAATACATGCTGAAACACGCGCTTGATCGTGGCTATCACGTGAATGGCGTGTGCCGGGAAAAGAGCGTGGGGAAGCTGGACGCCGTGATGGCCGAGCATGGGGATCGCATCACGCTTTTCCCCGGAAAGACCAATGACCGCGCGGTGATCGAACGCGCCGTGAAGGACTGCGAAGGCGTGTTGACCGTACTGGCCCCGTGGGGCGTACAGCAATATTCGTCAGGCACCGCACAGGCCGTGATGGATTTCGCCGAACCGGACGCGCGGCTGATCTTCTCCTGCGGCTGGCACATCACGTTGGACGGCAAGGACCAATACTCGCGCACGTTCCGCACGCTGCTTGCGGTCGCATCGAAGCTAACCCGCTGGCTCCGGCTGGTCGAGATTGATGATCAGGTGCTGGCCTGTAACTTGATCTTCAAATCAGACACAAAGTGGACCGTGGTGCGCGGATCGGATCTTGAGGAAGGCGACAGCGAAGGGCTGCCCGTTTGGTCCGAACATGTGCAGGACCCGGTTTTGGCCTCGAACAAAACCCGCCGGATCGACTTTGCGCTGTTCATGGTCGAGGCATTGCAGAACGACGCACTGATCGGGAAGGCGCCAGCGATTTGTGGCGTGAGAACCGAAAGCGCGCAGGCCCACGCCGCGATGGCTTAA